Proteins from a genomic interval of Hippocampus zosterae strain Florida chromosome 14, ASM2543408v3, whole genome shotgun sequence:
- the noto gene encoding homeobox protein notochord, translating into MQIPSSRSAPALGAQPPSSKSFTIDALLAKPDGRNSERAFAYPAALPLGGAAGVTYATCPYNLLPAGYSAVYCCPPFTYQASCRGAFYAQAASMPKVHALKVKGGKSKRMRTSFTSEQLSRLEKEFARQQYMVGSERFLLASALQLTEAQVKVWFQNRRIKWRKQSLEQQQAKLAKLGLAAAGATAATPPPKSPGSQGHADEDQEEDEFSDSDVDVDVSDDGPEPC; encoded by the exons ATGCAGATACCGAGCAGCAGATCCGCGCCGGCTTTGGGGGCACAGCCGCCCTCTTCCAAATCGTTCACCATCGACGCGCTGCTCGCCAAGCCGGACGGGCGCAACTCGGAGCGGGCGTTCGCTTACCCGGCCGCGCTGCCCCTGGGCGGCGCGGCCGGGGTGACCTACGCGACCTGCCCGTACAACCTGCTGCCGGCCGGCTACTCCGCCGTCTACTGCTGTCCGCCGTTCACCTACCAGGCGTCGTGTCGCGGAGCCTTTTACGCGCAAG CGGCGTCGATGCCCAAGGTGCACGCCTTGAAAGTCAAGGGTGGCAAGTCCAAGCGCATGCGCACCAGCTTCACCAGCGAGCAGCTCTCCCGCCTGGAGAAGGAGTTCGCCCGGCAGCAGTACATGGTCGGCTCCGAGAGGTTCCTGCTCGCCTCCGCCCTGCAGCTCACCGAGGCACAG GTGAAAGTGTGGTTCCAGAACCGCCGCATCAAGTGGCGCAAGCAGAGTCTGGAGCAGCAGCAGGCCAAGTTGGCCAAGCTgggcctcgccgccgccggcgccaccgccgccacccccccgcccaaaagcCCCGGATCTCAGGGCCACGCCGACGAAGACCAAGAGGAGGACGAATTCTCCGACTCGGATGTGGATGTGGACGTGTCCGACGACGGCCCGGAACCCTGCTGA
- the emx1 gene encoding homeobox protein EMX1 codes for MLAPAGKRCFTIESLVAKENPLADEPLRPTALSYAGPAAADALMGGYPAAAAAAVARSLYPNQAELVFHESVSHPPLAVGPHAHAHHPHHHHHHHQNQHQNQHLQHHAHFFGSAQHRDPLNFYPWVLRNRFFGHRFQGHDASQDGLLLHGPFARKPKRIRTAFSPSQLLRLERAFEKNHYVVGAERKQLAGSLSLSETQVKVWFQNRRTKYKRQKLEEDGPDAQQQKKKGNHHINRWRVATKQTSSEDIDVTSED; via the exons ATGTTGGCGCCGGCAGGGAAGCGCTGCTTCACCATCGAGTCTCTGGTGGCCAAGGAGAACCCGCTGGCCGACGAGCCCCTCCGCCCCACCGCGCTCAGTtacgccggcccggcggccgccgACGCCCTCATGGGCGGCTacccggcggccgccgccgccgccgtggcCCGCTCGCTCTACCCGAACCAGGCCGAGCTGGTGTTCCACGAGTCGGTGAGCCACCCGCCGCTGGCCGTGGGCCCCCATGCCCACGCCCACcacccacaccaccaccaccaccaccaccaaaaccaACATCAGAACCAGCACCTGCAGCACCACGCGCACTTCTTCGGCTCCGCGCAACACCGAGACCCGCTCAACTTTTACCCCTGGGTGCTCCGGAACCGCTTCTTTGGACACCGGTTTCAAG GTCACGACGCGTCCCAGGACGGCCTACTCCTCCACGGCCCTTTCGCCCGGAAGCCCAAGCGGATCCGAACCGCCTTCTCGCCGTCGCAGTTGCTGCGCCTGGAGCGGGCCTTTGAGAAGAACCATTACGTGGTAGGCGCCGAACGGAAGCAACTGGCCGGCAGCCTCAGCCTGTCCGAGACCCAG GTGAAGGTGTGGTTCCAGAACCGGCGGACCAAGTACAAGCGGCAGAAGCTGGAGGAAGACGGACCGGACGCccagcagcagaagaagaagggcAACCACCACATCAACAGGTGGCGCGTGGCCACCAAGCAGACCAGCTCCGAGGACATCGACGTCACCTCGGAGGACTAA